ttttttatttaacgatcgaaatcatcttgtgctaaattgactatgataatgatgtccgattaaaGTAACATTTTGATAgtgtactataaatatcatcaagatcatcattataaatttttaaatctatcagtggtctctatctatcatattattatacgatcgttcgtgaccatcgaaatcaaattttattgatcaacataactaaagctatcggatcgagatgatcttttgtaACGATACtctaattataatatttagataataaacTGTGAAAATAATTATTCACCATcgttaataagtttaataaataaaaaaatatattttttacgatggtaattttcgtcactaatagtgTCGTCACTGATGATTATGAGCGATGACTTATTTTGTTGCTAATACTCTTGTCACCgtcactaataaatttaataaataatttttttcttttttgagatgGCTTAATCCATCGCTAACAGTGCTAATAACTTTTTCATcattgctaataagtttaataattttttttgtgatggcTTATTTTTGGTTGCTATTTATTATCGGTAAAAATTGTTATTAGAGATGGCAAAAATGCCGTCTCTAATAACCTTCGATAAAAaagatattagcgataaaattgtTGCCACCAGTAATATCGTCGCTAATATcctttattagcgacggctaaaaTACTATCGCTAATGGCCATCGctaatatcttatttttttatagtgtTGAGCCACTCCAAACCATTGAATGGCTAGTGATCTTATCTCATCCAAAATCAATCTCTGAAACCCCTCCATTTTTCTCATGATTGATCACCACCGAGACCCTTTTCCTATCTTTCCTCACTTTCTTCTTGGTCTCTGGTGGCCATCATGTCGCCATGGCCAGGTGATGTTGCCCAAAACCCACTAATTTCTCCCTGGTTTGCTCTAATTATTGTTTTCCCCTATTTTGAGTCCTATCACCACCACAAATCATGTTCGAATCCACTTTGTCTAGCGGAGCCCATCGCTGCCACCACCATTAGTGAGTCTCCCCCTGCCTTGAGTGCTGCCGCCAAGGCAGCACGGGGCAACACccctttcctccctctctctcttggcTTTCCTGTATGCATCCGAACCGCTGGCCACACCTCCATCACCCGACCACTCTGGTAGTACCACcaccagaccacacctcctttcCTCTTCCCTTTGTCTTCCCTTAAAGAGCCATGAGAAGGCTCTGTTTCagcatggaagagagagagagaggaaaagagaaagcAAAAAATAATCCGAGCTTTGATGGAACCTAGATCGACTTGGATGAAGCctaattttctaatttttcattaatttgtgaattaaattaaatttggggATTTCATTTTGACTAGGTTAGAACTTGAATTTGGTTAGCAAGGAGGTATGATCATGACCATATTCTTTACATTCAAGAAACAAGAAACTCTACCGAAAAACCTATATTAGATAATTGTTAGAGCTAAATTGGTCAAGACCCTTGGATGTCAGACTAGATTCAATAGTCTAGACTATAACCTGCTATATGATAAGTTAGGCCATTTAATGCTTTATTAAAGTCTAATTAggtatttaattattttagattttgatcAATTTTCCTTGATTAGTGAGTTTCAAGAAATTTTAAGGCGAAAATTATAAGTTTCCTCTACCTCTAGTATGTATTATCATGCAtgtgatttaatttctaaattcaTTCTTTTTAAATTAAGTATCTTATATGCTCTacatgaaaataatttatgaaatatttGATCAAAGATACGTGATTTAGTGGACATGATTTGTAATTTTATTGCATCAAAAATATGTTGGTTCTACTACTCTCTAGTTCCACTATAATCATACGGATTCAGGATCTAGTCTTTTTTCAGACATCCAGTGAGACGATTACATATGCATAACTGATGAACGATATATTTATGGATGTTCCCTGTTGTTAGTTAGTTCTGGTTTTGCGAGCTTTAGTTAGTTCTGGTTTTGCGAGCTTTAGGCGGATGGTCCAAATCCCTCCCTCGGCAAACCTCGATAAGAAGTATTTCTTCTCAAGATGCTTCTAGTTGCTTATCGAAAACGGACTCTTTCATCGTCTATCGCGATATCCATGAAATCTAAAACATCTAGTTTCACGTAAACTTGGACTCCCTGTCCGGCGCTGAGTTGCTCTCTTATTTCCAATATGTTTGACTTTTAGTAGGATACGACTCCCAATTCGGTTCGAACACCATCGAAACCTATTATAAATTCCCCCCTCTTCTCCTCGCAACGGCCTCTTGAACCGAAGCTCAAACTCACGCTCATGGATAACCCAAACCCTAATTCTATCGATGGCCTTTCTTTCTCCCTTGAAGAATTGCACCTTCGCAGCCAGAATACCTTCAGCGAGCATGGCCAGCACCCTCAGCTTCTACCATCAGATTCTCTGAGTCAGGGAGACTGGCAACGTTCAGCTATGCCTTTCAGACCTTCCCACGCTCCCCAAGGCTTCAGCGTCGGTCTTCCCAGTGCTACGATGGATCGTTTGCCGGCTTTCGGGTCCTCCGGTAGCTCTTATTGCTCGAGTTCGATAAGAGCTCCAGAACGATGGGTGCTCCCAGATATCGCTGAGGATTACCGACGTCTTAATTTTGCAAAGGGTGATTTTCCTTGCATGAATTATCCTACTCAAGAAGGCAGCTCTCTTTTGGGGTCTAATTGCTTCAGCACTGCTTATCATCTACACCCATCTGCTCTCAATACACGGGAAACACCTTATGACGTTGGAGATATTGAGCAAAGGGGCTGTAACTTTTATGGGAGCAATTTGGGTAGATTTGTTGTACAAGGAAGCCCCTATGACTGCGCTCCAATATCAATGAATCGGATGTGGTCTTCTGGCTCTTCAAGTACTCTGTTTGATGGCAGTGGGGCTTCTTGTTCTCAGAGTAATCAGGGTGGTTTTCTTTCCAGCATCACAGGACAAACCTTCGATTGCCGTCATACTAATGAATTGAATTTAGTTGCAGGAAATCCTTTGTTTAATACCTTATCTCGATTTCCTAGGGATGAAGTCGAAGCGACGGGACCTAATTTTTACTCGAGAGAAAATGTGAGAGAGCGTGTGATGAAAGGACCTATAGATTCTACGCTAGCAATGACAAAAAAAGCGGTGCCACACTTGCTGAGTCTTTTGGATGAGGGTGATGCAGTGATTCTGAGGAATATACTGAATGGAGTTGTACATCCATCTTTATTATATAGCGTCATGAAAGACGAACATGGCCATCGTCTGTTTATTGAACTCTTGGACAAGTGTGGCTACAGACACAAATTGAGGATCGTTTCCCTTGTCGCGCAAGCGGGCGTACTGCTTGACCTTGCAGGAGATTGTTATGGGTATGCACTTAAAAACCTCTAATGTAATTTGTAGCAGAAATTCATATTAACTTGAAGAGGATTTCTACTTTATTTCATGGAGCTGATGTCTTACTTTTGTTTTTCTTGCAGCAATAGTTCTGTTAAAATGCTCATTGTGTCGGTTAAGGGATTGCTTGACCTGTGTGACATCGTCACATCTGCTCTCAGCATAATTGTCTCTGATTTAATGAATCACGATTTAGGATTATCGTTGATCGAGTGTTGTCTAAAGAACCTAACATATAAGCAGAATTTGGTAAGCGAACATGACCCTTCTGTACATTGCAGTTTTGTTTTCTTATTAACTAAGTTTCAATGTCTCAAAAGTAGATATGTTTGCTATAGTAGATGAAGAGTTATTAGGTTGTGTGCATGTCTGATTTTGTATTGTGGTGCTTCTGTCATTAGTTAATACACATTGGCATGATTGCATGGTTAGAGGAAGTAGATGCTTGAACTCTGTAACCCATTCAGATTGCAGGAATTACGGCTGCTGTGCCCTCGAAGATTAGGATAGATATTGTCACCTCAACCATTGATctgacaaaagaaaaagaaaaaaagataaacagAGTTCCAACGTGATGGTATGATTATTTCCTTCAGTATTATTCTGAATTGGGTACAGATTTTGGTCTCAACtgataattaaacaaattaactGAAATTACATTTCTAAATCCCACAAGCCTATCGGGTGAGATTTATAACTTTTAGTTAGGTTTACTGTTCTAGAAATGAAAACTACCAAATTACTTCTGCTTTTGGTTGCAAAACAGAGCATTTcaagcaggaaaaaaaaaagagggcaaCAACCTGCAAATTCTTTGTACTATATTAGTATGAAATTCACCTTATAATTGACCATCAGATGACCacaattacatcaaattcaaGTGATTAGAGGTCCATATGCACATTTGTTTCTCTTAAGCTACTTCGGGACCAGCCTGTACAAACAGTTATCCAAGTAAGAATTAATCAAGATCTGAAACCAGCAGCACTTTTATGGGTAGAAATGTTGAAATATTAGATCCACGATTGGAAGAAAGCTAATGTTTTGTTTTTTCTCTAAAGTGCTACCTTCCAAAACATCTATAGCTTTGTTATTCGTTTTTGCATCCTTCATGCAATAGTTTGTAATAACTTCAACGCTGCACGTGAGTatagataattttaaataaataaccaAACAAATGTTTGTTTATTGTTCTTCGAGTTAATGGACCATTATATTAGAGAAACAATGCCCCCTTTTGCTTGCTTGAGGTTGAATTTGATGGTTAGaatgtcttttctttttttttcttgccaaCAGTTTATATTTGAAGAAGCTCATCGTAATTGTCATCAGTTAGCAAGGCACCAAAAGGGAGTTTTCATCCTGAACCTATGCATTGAAAAGTCAGATAGGCCTCATAGAGTGGAGATAGTGGAAGAATTAGTACAGGAGACTGTCGGACTTGCACAAGATGACTTTGGGTACTGCTAATTTTCCTCGACAGCTTCCGTATATATGAATTATGCATTGCATCAGATAAAGAAATGTTATTTAATGAATTATGCTGATTCATTATTTGGTCTTTTTCTATAGTAACTTTGTCATCCAGTTTATTCTCAATCTCGAAGACTCCTGTTTTACCAGAGTGATCTGCCTCGAAGTTGCAGAACATCTCGTAGAATTGTCACTGAATAAAACAGGCAGCTATGTCGTGGAGAGATGCCTTGAATCATCAAATGGAAGACTTCTGCTTCAAAAGCTAGAGAATTTCACCGACGAAGTGTTAGAAGAGATTGCAACAGATTCTTTTGGGAACTATGTCTTGCAAACAGCCCTGAAGGTTGAAAATGTGAGATAGTGAAACTTCgtaatattttcaaattttatcatgttgtCAGAACCATGAGATTTAGTTATGAATCTATGCTGATCcagcaaattcaaaatttttctttttgctaACAGGAGAAAAGGTGCCACCATACATTAGTTCGCAGAATCAACCGAATTCTCAAGAATCTGAGAAGCTATCCTTATGCGATAAACGTACTAAAACATG
This genomic window from Elaeis guineensis isolate ETL-2024a chromosome 13, EG11, whole genome shotgun sequence contains:
- the LOC114914750 gene encoding pumilio homolog 12-like — protein: MDNPNPNSIDGLSFSLEELHLRSQNTFSEHGQHPQLLPSDSLSQGDWQRSAMPFRPSHAPQGFSVGLPSATMDRLPAFGSSGSSYCSSSIRAPERWVLPDIAEDYRRLNFAKGDFPCMNYPTQEGSSLLGSNCFSTAYHLHPSALNTRETPYDVGDIEQRGCNFYGSNLGRFVVQGSPYDCAPISMNRMWSSGSSSTLFDGSGASCSQSNQGGFLSSITGQTFDCRHTNELNLVAGNPLFNTLSRFPRDEVEATGPNFYSRENVRERVMKGPIDSTLAMTKKAVPHLLSLLDEGDAVILRNILNGVVHPSLLYSVMKDEHGHRLFIELLDKCGYRHKLRIVSLVAQAGVLLDLAGDCYGNSSVKMLIVSVKGLLDLCDIVTSALSIIVSDLMNHDLGLSLIECCLKNLTYKQNLFIFEEAHRNCHQLARHQKGVFILNLCIEKSDRPHRVEIVEELVQETVGLAQDDFGNFVIQFILNLEDSCFTRVICLEVAEHLVELSLNKTGSYVVERCLESSNGRLLLQKLENFTDEVLEEIATDSFGNYVLQTALKVENEKRCHHTLVRRINRILKNLRSYPYAINVLKHAR